From the Pungitius pungitius chromosome 6, fPunPun2.1, whole genome shotgun sequence genome, one window contains:
- the fanci gene encoding Fanconi anemia group I protein: MDKIIALSDGDNTAELQKYLCTLTNDQLTTVINNGALKSKKVGAMIKGIFKGSAPDSPEGSNRRLLVYQHCIPLCESGDLQAEVAADIIGLLMLETHTLSGTSLAKLASLFVEAIKVGKMGSGKSLELFPTVLTALSACEALSYGKGELSGGEYKKQLINSLCSSRWDPQCVIHLTTMFRDVPLSSEELQFVVEKVLRMFTKLDLQEIPPLVYQLLLLSAKGCKKQVLDGIICYFKEKDVCQDEEQKLGESLDLEVQSIPLDQLRHVEGTAILHIVFAIRLDHELGREFLKSVKTSYGDLCSFSVALLLSVARIQRYEEQVFDLLKGAIIKSFKDEQLQQGSKFLRDLLPGHCSVAQMILDTVKNSVFGWDHVTQGLVQLGFFLMDAFGPKPGPFGKTTEGTVSVARTPNQQACKLGGQVLLQGFKVHEPIRGEILDQVLNRLVTKTASPVNNYLDLFSDIVVSAPMILLESSSKVTETFDHLSYLPLTTVQGLLKAIQPLLKVSMSLKDALILVLRKAMFSSQLDGRKSAVSGFLLLLKNFKVLGSLASSQCSQAVSSSQIQVDVHAGYNSAANEAFCLEILSSLRRCLGQQADVRLMLYEGFYDVLRRNSQLGSSVMQTLLSQLRRYYEPEQDLLPPVKLEPCITALGDQVYLQEPLAHLLSCTVHCLLWLQNMRQSANADEEEEEEEEDEGGEGYQCELQAVLESMTRRMIKCELEDFELDKSAEFSTANSVGVKNNIYAVLVMGVYEILMEYNFIKANYSKGRFEELLEMFNRYHKLAEILKEKSGKARGLSNKIPRSLLSLGFISTLLTVLFRDSTQSREEALSVLRSSGEFVRYAVNVAVQKIQQLEETGHTDGPDGQNTDRTFRFLCDTTSVLLWRYTNVPSGVEDAGKKEKRSSLSLVCLEGLLRIFTACQQRYADRMAQLLSSMEISEDDAEPDEGNVTEMNFFYIRQFQRALFTQLSGGEEEFNSKEAQLLVSILCVLSRQLKPSSQQFVQMITWTVKICKETSFEDSAFSKGLLSLLFNLHVLYKSPVSLLLELCQDIHSQLGDIDENVEVEKQCHFAIINMKTAPAGALLVLSQVDRVLDEVDWLIARKKSQTSSDKSGSGEATQTAGQQDPMEKAVTLQLGTLLTALNELVQTALLPGPCTITLLRALSRTYTTLTTLVKYYIQVCASQHAALPARFEKLVKLSGSHLTPQCYSFITYAQNGEFGGGGADDKKKKKRNEVNSAPSAKLLRETKAIPNVIFSIEQYEKFLITLSKKSKVNLMQYMKLSTSRDFRINSATLDAALQEQDASQETNASQEAEETQEPRQKKRKQ, encoded by the exons ATGGATAAAATCATCGCACTGTCAGACGGGGACAATACTGCCGAACTCCAGAAGTACCTGTGCACGCTCACAAATGATCAG CTAACCACTGTGATTAACAATGGCGCACTGAAGAGTAAGAAGGTCGGTGCCATGATTAAAGGCATATTCAAAG GCTCCGCACCAGATTCCCCCGAAGGGTCAAACCGCAGACTCCTTGTTTATCAGCACTGCATCCCTCTGTGTGAGTCTGGGGATCTTCAGGCTGAGGTGGCAGCTGATATCATTGGACTGCTGATGCTGGAG ACTCACACGCTGTCCGGAACATCTCTTGCAAAACTGGCGTCTCTTTTTGTTGAAGCCATTAAGGTGGGGAAAATGGGCAGTGGGAAATCCCTGGAGCTATTTCCTACTGTGCTTACTGCCCTTTCGGCATGTGAAGCCTTGTCCTACGGCAAAG GCGAACTCAGTGGTGGAGAATACAAGAAACAGCTGATCAACAGCCTCTGCTCAAGCAG ATGGGACCCGCAATGTGTGATCCACCTGACGACCATGTTCAG GGATGTGCCCTTGTCATCAGAGGAGctgcagtttgtggtggagaaAGTACTGCGGATGTTCACCAAGCTGGATCTGCAGGAAATTCCACCACTGGTTTATCAACTGCTGCTTTTATCTGCaaaa GGTTGTAAGAAACAGGTCCTGGATGGGATCATCTGTTATTTTAAGGAAAAAGATGTCTGCCAGGACGAGGAGCAGAAACTTGGAGA GAGCCTGGATTTAGAGGTTCAGTCCATCCCACTGGACCAGTTGAGGCATGTGGAGGGCACTGCCATCCTCCACATAGTCTTTGCTATACGACTCGACCATGAACTTGGCAGAGAATTCCTTAAAAGCGTTAAG ACATCATACGGGGATCTATGCTCTTTCAGCGTTGCCCTCTTACTCTCGGTGGCACGCATCCAGCGTTATGAAGAGCAG GTGTTTGACCTTTTGAAAGGGGCGATCATCAAGAGCTTCAAGGATGAGCAACTGCAGCAGGGGTCAAAGTTCCTGCGGGACCTCCTGCCTGGTCACTGCAGTGTGGCTCAGATGATTCTGGACACAGTCAAGAACAG TGTGTTTGGTTGGGATCATGTGACCCAGGGTCTGGTTCAGCTGGGCTTCTTCCTTATGGATGCATTTGGACCCAAACCTGGACCGTTTGGCAAGACCACTGAAGGGACTGTTAGCGTAGCCCGGACCCCTAATCAGCAGGCGTGTAAGCTGGGAGGACAGGTGCTTCTGCAAGGCTTTAAG GTGCACGAGCCCATCAGAGGCGAGATACTGGACCAAGTCTTGAATCGATTGGTCACAAAGACGGCCTCGCCTGTCAATAATTACTTGG ATCTTTTTTCTGACATTGTGGTTTCTGCTCCCATGATCCTCCTGGAGTCATCTTCTAAGGTGACAGAGACATTTGACCACCTATCATACCTGCCTTTGACCACTGTTCAGGGTCTCCTAAAAGCTATCCAG CCTTTGCTCAAGGTCAGTATGTCTTTGAAAGATGCTTTGATTCTAGTTCTCCGCAAGGCCATGTTTTCCAG CCAACTGGATGGCAGGAAGTCTGCAGTGAGCGGCTTCTTGTTGCTGCTAAAGAACTTCAAAGTGTTGGGAAGCTTGGCCTCGAGCCAGTGTAGCCAGGCCGTCTCCTCTAGTCAG ATCCAAGTGGACGTTCACGCGGGCTACAACTCGGCTGCCAACGAAGCGTTCTGTCTGGAGATCCTCAGCAGCCTGCGCCGCTGCCTCGGCCAGCAGGCCGACGTACGCCTCATGCTCTACGAG GGTTTCTATGACGTCCTCCGTCGCAACTCTCAACTTGGGAGCTCCGTCATGCAGACCCTCCTctcgcag CTGAGGcggtactacgagcctgaacaAGACCTCCTGCCCCCGGTGAAACTGGAGCCGTGCATCACAGCACTCGGAGACCAGGTCTACCTGCAGGAGCCACTG GCCCACCTGTTGAGCTGCACTGTGCATTGCCTACTGTGGCTGCAGAACATGCGTCAATCAGCCAACgctgacgaggaggaggaggaggaggaggaggatgaaggaggggagggataCCAGTGTGAACTACAGGCAGTCCTTGAGAGCATGACAAGACGTATGATCAAGTGTGAACTAGAGGACTTTGAGCTG gaCAAGTCGGCCGAGTTCTCCACAGCAAACAGTGTTGGGGTTAAAAATAACATCTATGCTGTGCTGGTGATGGGTGTGTATGAGATCCTTATGGAGTACAACTTCATCAAAGCCAACTACAG TAAGGGCCGCTTTGAGGAGCTCCTGGAGATGTTCAACCGCTACCACAAACTGGCTGAGATCCTGAAGGAGAAATCTGGGAAGGCTCGAGGGCTCTCAAACAAGATTCCTCGTAGTTTACTCTCTTTGGGCTTCATATCAACTCTCCTCACTGTGCTATTCCG ggacagtactcagagcagagaggaggctcTCTCAGTGCTTCGCTCAAGTGGAGAGTTTGTGCGCTACGCCGTGAATGTGGCCGTACAGAAGatccagcagctggaggagacggGACACACGGATGGACCGGATGGACAGAACACGGACAGAactttccgcttcctctgtgaCACGACGAG TGTGCTGTTGTGGCGTTACACCAACGTCCCCAGCGGTGTCGAGGACGcagggaagaaggagaagcgCTCCAGCTTGTCCCTGGTTTGTCTGGAAGGTCTGCTCAGGATCTTCACTGCTTGTCAGCAGCGCTATGCGGACAGGATGGCtcagctcctctcctccatgg AAATCTCTGAGGACGACGCCGAGCCGGACGAAGGCAACGTCACGGAGATGAACTTCTTTTACATCCGACAGTTTCAG AGGGCGCTCTTCACCCAGTTAAGCGGAGGGGAGGAAGAATTTAACAGCAAAGAGGCTCAGCTGCTGGTCAGCATCTTGTGTGTGCTTTCGCGCCAGCTAAAGCCCTCCTCCCAGCAG TTTGTACAGATGATCACTTGGACTGTGAAGATCTGCAAGGAGACCAGTTTTG AGGATTCGGCTTTCTCCAAGgggctgctctctctcctcttcaacCTGCACGTCCTCTATAAGAGTCCTGTAAGCCTGCTGCTGGAATTGTGCCAAGACATCCACAGTCAACTTGGAGACATTGATGAG AATGTTGAGGTGGAAAAACAGTgtcactttgccatcatcaacaTGAAGACTGCACCCGCGGGAGCG CTGCTGGTCCTGTCTCAGGTTGACAGAGTGCTTGATGAAGTGGACTGGCTGATAGCCCGGAAGAAAAGCCAGACGTCCTCTGACAAGTCGGGTTCCG GCGAGGCCACCCAGACCGCAGGCCAACAGGACCCGATGGAGAAAGCAGTGACGCTGCAGCTCGGGACCCTTTTGACGGCTTTAAACGAGCTGGTCCAGACGGCCCTGCTGCCCGGCCCCTGCACCATCACGCTGCTGAGAGCGCTGAGCCGCACATACACCACCCTCACCACGCTGGTCAAATAC tacatCCAGGTGTGTGCCAGCCAGCACGCTGCACTGCCAGCACGGTTTGAGAAGCTG GTCAAACTGTCGGGCTCCCACCTAACTCCACAGTGCTACTCCTTCATCACGTATGCACAG AATGGAGAATttggtggtggaggagcagatgacaagaagaaaaagaaaagaaatgaagtgAACTCTGCTCCCTCT GCAAAGCTTCTGCGTGAGACTAAAGCCATCCCTAACGTGATCTTCAGTATTGAGCAGTATGAAAAATTCCTCATCACGCTCTCAAAGAAATCAAAG GTGAACCTGATGCAGTACATGAAGCTGAGCACCTCCAGGGATTTCCGCATCAACTCTGCTACTCTGGACGCAGCCCTTCAAGAGCAGGACGCCAGTCAGGAG ACCAACGCGTCACAAGAGGCCGAGGAGACACAAGAACCCCGtcagaagaagagaaagcagtga
- the fbxo31 gene encoding F-box only protein 31 isoform X2 — translation MAVCARLCGVGQSRRCRRRQRHNQQDQGSDSDMDAEEEEEEQIVGQTQGDGGGGGAGPGCGGGCAPAGPSVAREDGSCHSNSAGAVGRGGTGPPRPQSLAELPPELLVEIFSLLPGTALPNVALVGKKFRQILNTETIWRRRCMAEFGMKEDLRRVEVGGVSSRDLYVKLLHPYRHILGLWQPDIGPYGGLLNVVVDGLFIIGWMYLPPHDPRVEDPMRRRPLFRIHMWESDKAAVECMYGHKGPHKGDIQTGKKDEFSTKCNQTDHHRMPGGRQEEFRTWLEEEWGRTLEEIFHEHMQELILMKFIYTSQYDNCLTYRRIYLPPLMPSDLLHPGLFKGTYGSHGLEIVMLSFHGIYLRATKLTGDPNVPAGQLTLDVDLSRPVVLPDLELQRSIEELSRLVLGVHAEVQREEQEQAKHAPAAVGGAAEGARGNASAADWGEEDRVTCSDSCQAGPSTSTSPSEAQPFVLPLGVMARNEVYPRTCRKCFYGTGLIAGHGFTSPERTPGLFVLFDEDHFGFIWLELKSFSFYSRLTDQLAHAHAPNMERFEAMLCNMQSWTS, via the exons ATGGCAGTCTGTGCCAGGCTCTGCGGGGTGGGTCAGTCGCGGAGATGCCGCAGGCGACAGCGGCATAACCAGCAGGACCAGGGCAGCGATTCCGACATGGAcgcggaagaagaagaagaggagcagatcGTGGGGCAGACGCAAGGCgacggaggcggaggaggcgcaGGCCCGggctgcggcggcggctgcgCCCCGGCAGGGCCGAGCGTCGCTCGCGAAGATGGCAGCTGTCACAGCAACAGTGCAGGCGCTGTGGGTCGCGGGGGCACGGGACCCCCTCGCCCGCAGTCGTTAGCGGAATTACCGCCGGAGCTTCTAGTGGAGATATTCTCCCTGCTCCCCGGAACCGCGCTGCCGAATGTTGCGCTCGTAGGAAAGAAATTCCGACAAATCCTCAACACCGAAACCATCTGGAGGAGGCGGTGCATGGCAG AGTTTGGAATGAAGGAGGATCTGAGGAGGGTGGAAGTTGGAGGAGTGTCCAGCCGGGACCTCTATGTTAAAC TGCTACACCCGTACAGACATATCTTGGGCTTATGGCAGCCTGACATAGGGCCTTATGGGGGATTGCTCAATGTTGTG GTGGATGGCCTGTTCATCATCGGCTGGATGTATTTGCCTCCTCATGACCCCCGTGTGGAGGATCCCATGAGAAGACGGCCGCTCTTTCGCATCCACATGTGGGAGAGCGATAAGGCGGCTGTGGAGTGTATGTACGGACACAAGGGGCCACACAAAGGAGACATACAG ACTGGAAAGAAGGATGAATTTTCAACAAAGTGCAACCAGACTGATCATCACCGCATGCCAGGAGGCAGACAGGAG GAGTTCAGGACATGGTTGGAGGAAGAATGGGGCCGGACACTGGAAGAAATCTTCCACGAGCACATGCAGGAGCTCATTCTGATGAAGTTTATTTACACAAGTCAATATGA TAACTGCTTGACATACCGGAGGATCTATCTGCCGCCTTTGATGCCCTCCGACCTTCTCCATCCGGGCCTCTTCAAAGGCACCTACGGCAGCCATGGCTTGGAAATCGTCATGCTCAGTTTCCACGGGATCTATCTGAGAGCCACCAAGCTCACT GGAGACCCCAATGTTCCTGCAGGGCAACTCACTTTAGACGTTGACCTGAGCCGGCCTGTCGTCCTGCCAGACTTGGAGCTCCAGCGCAGCATAGAGGAGCTGTCCCGGCTGGTTCTGGGGGTACACGCAGAGGTCCAGAGAGAAGAGCAGGAGCAGGCCAAGCATGCTCCTGCTGCAGtcggaggtgcagcagagggggCCAGGGGTAATGCCAGTGCAGCCgattggggggaggaggaccgCGTTACCTGTTCAGACAGTTGCCAAGCTGGccccagcaccagcaccagtcCTTCTGAGGCCCAGCCCTTTGTCCTGCCACTGGGAGTTATGGCTCGCAATGAGGTCTACCCTCGCACCTGTAGAAAATG CTTCTATGGTACAGGCCTGATCGCTGGTCACGGCTTCACGAGTCCCGAGCGCACCCCGGGGCTCTTTGTGCTGTTTGACGAGGACCATTTTGGCTTCATCTGGCTGGAGTTGAAGTCTTTCAGTTTTTACAGTCGGCTGACGGACCAACTAGCTCACGCTCATGCCCCAAATATGGAGAGATTTGAGGCCATGCTGTGCAACATGCAGTCCTGGACATCCTGA
- the fbxo31 gene encoding F-box only protein 31 isoform X1 yields the protein MAVCARLCGVGQSRRCRRRQRHNQQDQGSDSDMDAEEEEEEQIVGQTQGDGGGGGAGPGCGGGCAPAGPSVAREDGSCHSNSAGAVGRGGTGPPRPQSLAELPPELLVEIFSLLPGTALPNVALVGKKFRQILNTETIWRRRCMAEFGMKEDLRRVEVGGVSSRDLYVKRVNPRVKSGRFMKLLPDYEHTDYRDVYKRLLHPYRHILGLWQPDIGPYGGLLNVVVDGLFIIGWMYLPPHDPRVEDPMRRRPLFRIHMWESDKAAVECMYGHKGPHKGDIQTGKKDEFSTKCNQTDHHRMPGGRQEEFRTWLEEEWGRTLEEIFHEHMQELILMKFIYTSQYDNCLTYRRIYLPPLMPSDLLHPGLFKGTYGSHGLEIVMLSFHGIYLRATKLTGDPNVPAGQLTLDVDLSRPVVLPDLELQRSIEELSRLVLGVHAEVQREEQEQAKHAPAAVGGAAEGARGNASAADWGEEDRVTCSDSCQAGPSTSTSPSEAQPFVLPLGVMARNEVYPRTCRKCFYGTGLIAGHGFTSPERTPGLFVLFDEDHFGFIWLELKSFSFYSRLTDQLAHAHAPNMERFEAMLCNMQSWTS from the exons ATGGCAGTCTGTGCCAGGCTCTGCGGGGTGGGTCAGTCGCGGAGATGCCGCAGGCGACAGCGGCATAACCAGCAGGACCAGGGCAGCGATTCCGACATGGAcgcggaagaagaagaagaggagcagatcGTGGGGCAGACGCAAGGCgacggaggcggaggaggcgcaGGCCCGggctgcggcggcggctgcgCCCCGGCAGGGCCGAGCGTCGCTCGCGAAGATGGCAGCTGTCACAGCAACAGTGCAGGCGCTGTGGGTCGCGGGGGCACGGGACCCCCTCGCCCGCAGTCGTTAGCGGAATTACCGCCGGAGCTTCTAGTGGAGATATTCTCCCTGCTCCCCGGAACCGCGCTGCCGAATGTTGCGCTCGTAGGAAAGAAATTCCGACAAATCCTCAACACCGAAACCATCTGGAGGAGGCGGTGCATGGCAG AGTTTGGAATGAAGGAGGATCTGAGGAGGGTGGAAGTTGGAGGAGTGTCCAGCCGGGACCTCTATGTTAAAC GTGTCAACCCACGGGTGAAGTCCGGGCGCTTTATGAAGCTCCTCCCGGACTACGAGCACACGGACTATAGAGACGTGTACAAACGCT TGCTACACCCGTACAGACATATCTTGGGCTTATGGCAGCCTGACATAGGGCCTTATGGGGGATTGCTCAATGTTGTG GTGGATGGCCTGTTCATCATCGGCTGGATGTATTTGCCTCCTCATGACCCCCGTGTGGAGGATCCCATGAGAAGACGGCCGCTCTTTCGCATCCACATGTGGGAGAGCGATAAGGCGGCTGTGGAGTGTATGTACGGACACAAGGGGCCACACAAAGGAGACATACAG ACTGGAAAGAAGGATGAATTTTCAACAAAGTGCAACCAGACTGATCATCACCGCATGCCAGGAGGCAGACAGGAG GAGTTCAGGACATGGTTGGAGGAAGAATGGGGCCGGACACTGGAAGAAATCTTCCACGAGCACATGCAGGAGCTCATTCTGATGAAGTTTATTTACACAAGTCAATATGA TAACTGCTTGACATACCGGAGGATCTATCTGCCGCCTTTGATGCCCTCCGACCTTCTCCATCCGGGCCTCTTCAAAGGCACCTACGGCAGCCATGGCTTGGAAATCGTCATGCTCAGTTTCCACGGGATCTATCTGAGAGCCACCAAGCTCACT GGAGACCCCAATGTTCCTGCAGGGCAACTCACTTTAGACGTTGACCTGAGCCGGCCTGTCGTCCTGCCAGACTTGGAGCTCCAGCGCAGCATAGAGGAGCTGTCCCGGCTGGTTCTGGGGGTACACGCAGAGGTCCAGAGAGAAGAGCAGGAGCAGGCCAAGCATGCTCCTGCTGCAGtcggaggtgcagcagagggggCCAGGGGTAATGCCAGTGCAGCCgattggggggaggaggaccgCGTTACCTGTTCAGACAGTTGCCAAGCTGGccccagcaccagcaccagtcCTTCTGAGGCCCAGCCCTTTGTCCTGCCACTGGGAGTTATGGCTCGCAATGAGGTCTACCCTCGCACCTGTAGAAAATG CTTCTATGGTACAGGCCTGATCGCTGGTCACGGCTTCACGAGTCCCGAGCGCACCCCGGGGCTCTTTGTGCTGTTTGACGAGGACCATTTTGGCTTCATCTGGCTGGAGTTGAAGTCTTTCAGTTTTTACAGTCGGCTGACGGACCAACTAGCTCACGCTCATGCCCCAAATATGGAGAGATTTGAGGCCATGCTGTGCAACATGCAGTCCTGGACATCCTGA